From the genome of Thermogutta terrifontis, one region includes:
- a CDS encoding PqqD family protein: MSLKVKQGVKVRPERFGALVFTNRTPILAFNHDAYEIWKQIDGRRDLEEIADNLACRFGLTKEEVYPKVKEFMDACINLDLLARE; encoded by the coding sequence ATGAGTTTGAAGGTAAAACAAGGAGTGAAGGTACGGCCGGAAAGGTTTGGAGCCCTCGTCTTTACAAACCGTACCCCAATTTTAGCATTCAACCACGATGCTTACGAGATTTGGAAACAGATCGATGGCAGACGTGATCTTGAGGAGATTGCGGACAATTTGGCATGTCGCTTCGGCCTGACAAAGGAAGAGGTTTATCCCAAAGTGAAGGAATTTATGGATGCCTGTATAAACCTGGATTTACTGGCGCGCGAGTAG
- a CDS encoding transposase produces MDGRYADCERITLICDNLNTHANGAFYEVFPAERARQYFRRIGFVYTPKHGSWLNVADCELGCLTRQCLAGIAWRSYIFFRGKLRRGRQTSTLGSAASTGK; encoded by the coding sequence TTGGACGGGCGTTACGCGGACTGTGAGCGGATCACGCTGATCTGCGACAACCTGAACACGCACGCGAATGGGGCGTTTTATGAGGTGTTCCCAGCGGAGCGGGCTCGTCAGTACTTTCGCCGCATTGGGTTTGTTTACACGCCGAAACACGGCAGTTGGCTGAACGTGGCGGACTGCGAGCTCGGCTGTTTGACCCGGCAGTGTCTAGCGGGGATCGCCTGGAGGAGCTACATCTTCTTCAGGGGCAAATTGCGGCGTGGTCGGCAGACCTCAACGCTCGGCAGCGCGGCGTCGACTGGCAAATGA
- a CDS encoding radical SAM/SPASM domain-containing protein → MSLGAGVTESCRGKYCMMLMPTSVQLELTYACNRRCWFCYNRFAGDPACDRYKTAPVGLVRRILDELARASIISINFNGGEPLLHEDFFGICEYAAALGFDLHLNTNASLVNHRRANQIAKFFNSICTTVLSPPGGPHDAMVGQKGAIIEVERGIGNLVDAGVYVAANVVLFKANFHYLYDTMWYLRSLGVETLLVTIGLVPGRKEDRHTLGPCEIYQALRLVRDFQNGSQRFSRFALPQPIPLCVVPDDIRNFIAEANIACTIGLNVARITPSGLVTPCTLVSQPVLGDLSVQSFAETWRTFASRRFWLHTLPLPECQSCGNLAKCGGGCYAARQTYAKHLKNRRKR, encoded by the coding sequence ATGTCGTTAGGCGCGGGCGTCACGGAAAGTTGTCGCGGAAAGTATTGCATGATGTTGATGCCAACATCGGTGCAACTGGAGTTAACGTACGCGTGCAATCGTCGGTGTTGGTTTTGTTACAACAGATTTGCGGGTGACCCTGCTTGTGATCGCTACAAAACCGCACCGGTTGGTCTCGTACGCCGCATCTTAGATGAATTGGCCCGTGCCTCGATTATCAGCATTAATTTCAATGGTGGCGAGCCGCTGTTACATGAAGATTTTTTTGGTATCTGCGAGTACGCAGCGGCGCTTGGATTTGATTTGCACCTGAACACGAATGCGTCCCTCGTTAATCATCGGCGGGCAAATCAGATAGCGAAGTTTTTCAATTCTATATGCACTACAGTTTTGTCACCTCCCGGGGGGCCTCACGACGCAATGGTTGGGCAGAAAGGGGCTATCATTGAAGTTGAAAGGGGTATTGGTAATCTAGTGGACGCAGGGGTGTATGTCGCAGCTAATGTTGTGCTTTTCAAAGCCAATTTTCACTATCTCTATGACACGATGTGGTATCTGAGATCTTTAGGGGTGGAAACGTTACTTGTCACAATCGGCTTAGTTCCCGGTCGCAAGGAAGATAGGCATACCTTAGGACCCTGTGAGATTTATCAAGCTCTGCGACTGGTGAGGGATTTCCAGAACGGGAGCCAGCGTTTCAGCAGATTCGCCTTGCCTCAGCCAATTCCCTTGTGCGTTGTCCCGGATGATATCCGCAATTTCATCGCTGAAGCTAACATTGCTTGCACAATAGGGTTGAATGTTGCGAGGATAACGCCAAGCGGTTTGGTAACGCCGTGTACGCTGGTCTCGCAACCAGTTTTAGGAGACCTGAGCGTACAGTCGTTCGCTGAAACTTGGAGAACTTTCGCTAGTAGACGTTTTTGGCTCCATACCCTTCCCTTGCCTGAGTGTCAGTCGTGCGGCAACCTTGCAAAGTGCGGTGGGGGCTGCTACGCTGCACGGCAAACTTATGCCAAACACCTCAAAAACCGGCGAAAAAGATAA
- a CDS encoding excinuclease ABC subunit UvrA: MSGQIELYGCREGNLKGIDVKIPYNKVTVITGVSGSGKSSLAFDTIFAEGRRRIIESLDQRELYFVSPIFAPKVDIVLGLPPTIAVRQSQHFHNPRSTVGTTTRVSSFLHVLFATCGEIPCRNCSTQERPVYNPAFRTYCRSCGKEIRKFQPGAFSNHSPTGACPECGGEGVTKSVDIEKVYPDPNLSIAEGGLKFGGPKKGTMKWNFFVRFLEQFGCDISTPYSQWPREAKVALFYGAKRTKKRPLEFPGIINEIEKTLKQTESLRVRRELECFLSKTTCPTCGGAGIDPEAASVVLGGKTVREWQCSDMISIAKALQELRFGDVRDQFAELPRMKILELIRILDELGVSYLALDRKTASLSAGEMHRVYLASHLASNISGVLYVLDEPTVGVHPKEVPSFLRVIRGLVESGSGNTVLIVEHDPQVIEQADYIIELGPGPSKFGGTKVCEGTPSHIRLCYQSSATAEAITADISYLKRQRREVGEEKLEIRSARANNLRNVDVDIPLHVLVCIAGVSGSGKSSLVIDSLCWYARTATSRTRQSEPCTLVGRDRITDIVLVDQAPIGHNSRSVVATYTKVFDRLRHIFARSPEAHKLGLDERSFTFNGPHGACSTCHGFGRICPPNGMIADLNVVCPECGGKRFNGTVLSVKYRGYSIADVLDMDISEARHLFSDVPAIAAKLEDLEAIGLGYICLGQSTDTLSGGESQRLKLAAELSKKKKGGVLYVFDEPTAGLHLRDIRNLLTVFDRLLDMGHSVVIIEHDPFVIWASDYVIEMGPGAGPQGGSVIAEGTPVEIAKKDTPTGQALRALWQSRSC; this comes from the coding sequence ATGTCTGGTCAAATCGAACTGTACGGTTGTCGCGAAGGAAACCTAAAAGGGATTGATGTAAAAATACCTTACAACAAAGTGACAGTAATAACGGGTGTTTCGGGCTCCGGAAAGAGCTCACTAGCTTTTGATACTATCTTCGCTGAGGGGCGACGACGAATAATCGAGTCGTTGGACCAACGTGAGTTGTATTTCGTATCCCCGATTTTCGCGCCAAAAGTAGATATTGTGCTCGGGTTGCCTCCGACCATTGCAGTGCGTCAATCCCAACACTTTCACAACCCTCGGAGCACGGTCGGTACAACAACAAGGGTTAGTTCTTTTTTGCACGTATTGTTTGCAACCTGCGGAGAAATACCGTGCCGAAACTGCTCTACCCAAGAAAGACCAGTGTACAATCCGGCCTTCCGCACGTATTGCAGATCCTGCGGCAAAGAGATTCGTAAATTTCAACCGGGCGCGTTTTCAAACCACTCACCAACCGGCGCTTGTCCCGAGTGTGGCGGCGAGGGAGTTACCAAAAGTGTCGATATCGAAAAAGTTTACCCAGATCCCAATCTTTCAATCGCCGAAGGTGGTTTGAAATTCGGGGGGCCAAAAAAGGGAACGATGAAGTGGAATTTCTTTGTTCGTTTTCTGGAGCAGTTTGGTTGCGACATCAGCACACCTTATTCGCAATGGCCACGGGAAGCAAAAGTTGCTTTATTTTATGGGGCAAAACGAACCAAAAAACGCCCACTGGAGTTTCCCGGAATTATTAACGAGATAGAGAAGACGTTGAAACAAACCGAAAGCCTAAGGGTTCGACGGGAGCTCGAGTGTTTCTTGAGCAAAACAACCTGCCCCACCTGCGGCGGGGCAGGGATCGATCCTGAAGCTGCTTCTGTTGTTCTGGGCGGGAAAACTGTTAGAGAGTGGCAGTGTTCTGACATGATATCGATAGCCAAAGCTTTGCAAGAGTTACGCTTTGGCGATGTTCGCGATCAGTTTGCCGAGCTTCCTCGAATGAAAATTCTGGAACTGATCCGCATACTAGACGAGTTAGGTGTATCTTACCTGGCGTTAGACAGAAAGACTGCATCTTTGTCGGCAGGTGAAATGCACAGAGTGTACCTTGCATCGCACCTGGCGTCTAATATTTCGGGCGTCCTTTACGTATTAGATGAGCCAACAGTTGGCGTTCACCCAAAGGAAGTACCTTCCTTCCTGCGCGTTATCCGTGGCCTAGTGGAGAGCGGTAGTGGTAACACGGTACTAATTGTAGAGCATGACCCGCAGGTAATTGAGCAGGCAGATTATATTATCGAATTAGGTCCAGGACCGTCGAAATTTGGTGGGACAAAGGTGTGTGAAGGGACGCCTAGTCATATTAGGCTGTGCTACCAGTCGTCTGCTACGGCGGAAGCTATAACTGCAGATATCTCATACCTGAAACGGCAGCGTCGTGAGGTAGGCGAAGAAAAACTAGAAATTCGCTCGGCCCGAGCAAACAATTTGCGGAATGTGGACGTCGATATTCCCCTGCATGTTCTGGTTTGCATCGCAGGCGTAAGCGGATCGGGAAAGAGTTCTTTGGTCATTGACTCGCTGTGCTGGTATGCTAGGACTGCGACAAGTCGCACCCGGCAAAGTGAACCTTGTACACTTGTTGGAAGAGACAGGATAACAGATATCGTGTTGGTTGACCAGGCCCCCATTGGACACAATTCCCGCTCAGTAGTCGCAACATACACCAAGGTATTCGATCGATTACGCCACATTTTTGCGCGATCTCCCGAAGCACATAAGCTGGGGCTTGATGAGCGATCTTTTACATTTAATGGCCCGCATGGCGCCTGTTCGACGTGTCACGGGTTTGGCAGAATTTGTCCCCCAAATGGGATGATCGCTGATCTTAATGTCGTTTGTCCGGAGTGTGGCGGCAAACGGTTTAATGGCACCGTGCTATCGGTCAAGTACCGTGGGTACTCCATTGCTGATGTCCTAGACATGGACATTTCTGAAGCTCGGCATCTCTTTTCCGATGTTCCTGCAATAGCCGCCAAGCTGGAAGACTTGGAAGCTATTGGCCTCGGTTACATATGTCTAGGACAAAGTACTGACACCTTGTCTGGGGGAGAGTCGCAGCGTTTAAAGCTGGCCGCAGAACTTTCAAAAAAGAAGAAAGGTGGTGTACTGTACGTTTTTGACGAGCCTACTGCGGGCCTCCATCTGCGAGACATTCGAAACTTGCTCACCGTTTTCGATCGCTTACTCGATATGGGACACTCTGTGGTCATTATAGAGCATGATCCATTCGTTATTTGGGCAAGTGACTACGTAATTGAAATGGGGCCAGGTGCCGGGCCACAGGGAGGTTCTGTAATTGCTGAGGGAACACCAGTGGAGATTGCCAAGAAGGATACTCCAACAGGACAAGCACTTAGAGCTTTGTGGCAATCGCGAAGTTGCTGA
- a CDS encoding B12-binding domain-containing radical SAM protein, with product MFSVSIAREKRNRKVFLVVPPVADVTMPVLAPYLLKAFLVSHGVSCHVWDSSIELFNLLTSPHNLQKKVDSRIDHLDGFRSQLVRSGISLLTEYADRIDSISAGLKLLEFLEGRPVITFDGFGVPDGLSTGNFVSSLEKECEFVKPLITNLIQTRSFQIITSERSPIIGLSICFSTQLVPALALAAFFKEASSDCLVVLGGAYFSSWCYDPIKILCAFDAVDVIVSGPGEYALLSLAVGEKPADLPGVEHSVAGRVYIRWPDDARKIYKKMPDFRDVVWRSYTSGGRVAPYSFRKRCYYGCCKFCSGDQTFADGLITQAEVEQLGLTAQLYDLDAVYIVDAAVTPGVMKHIARALAPKAKWVANARPEVHFLDKRLLSFLADGGCHMLRFGFESGSQRVLDLMRKGTNVKTISDIIRRASHAGIRCHLYIMFGYPGETTEDRDKTIAFLEEHRDAIYSYSISVFQAIPGSGIYLELCERLGVDPSDEAKATSAIYAHIYPTEAQWNEIRKYVRMVPEVLGGSSLGNARCYSGRVFADVLCRGRTQRTRPIVVFESCSIDRQFWHKNFATVYYVCVPGKESGQRNIVAIDLARDTALILSGPAEESRVKDLIRVWGGCCDIQTKDIIEALGYKILMMQESGAETILQHFPTFAEPQCLCLVKSNCTVVAKET from the coding sequence ATGTTTTCGGTCAGCATTGCAAGGGAAAAGCGGAATCGTAAGGTGTTTTTGGTGGTCCCCCCTGTGGCTGACGTAACGATGCCCGTCTTGGCCCCGTATCTACTCAAGGCGTTCCTGGTATCCCACGGGGTCAGTTGCCATGTGTGGGATAGCAGTATCGAGCTATTTAACCTTCTTACCTCACCCCATAACCTGCAAAAAAAAGTGGATTCGAGGATTGACCATCTGGACGGATTTCGCAGTCAGTTGGTTCGGTCAGGAATCTCGTTGCTGACGGAGTATGCCGACCGGATTGATAGTATCTCCGCCGGCTTGAAATTGTTGGAGTTTTTGGAGGGACGTCCTGTTATAACATTCGACGGGTTCGGAGTTCCAGACGGCCTTAGCACAGGAAATTTTGTTTCCAGTCTCGAGAAAGAGTGCGAGTTTGTCAAGCCCTTGATAACTAACCTAATCCAAACACGAAGTTTCCAGATTATTACAAGTGAGCGTAGTCCGATTATCGGCCTATCTATCTGTTTTTCAACCCAGCTAGTTCCCGCTTTAGCTTTGGCGGCCTTCTTCAAAGAGGCCAGCTCGGACTGTTTAGTCGTTCTCGGCGGAGCCTATTTCTCATCTTGGTGCTATGACCCGATCAAGATTTTGTGTGCGTTTGACGCCGTCGATGTTATTGTGAGTGGGCCAGGAGAGTATGCTCTATTATCCCTGGCAGTAGGAGAAAAACCTGCAGATCTTCCTGGAGTGGAACACAGCGTTGCAGGACGAGTTTATATACGCTGGCCCGACGATGCCCGAAAAATTTACAAGAAAATGCCCGATTTCAGGGACGTCGTTTGGCGCTCATACACTTCTGGCGGACGCGTTGCACCATATTCTTTTCGAAAGCGGTGCTACTACGGATGTTGTAAGTTTTGCAGCGGCGATCAGACATTTGCTGACGGTCTGATTACGCAGGCTGAGGTAGAACAATTAGGTCTTACGGCGCAACTTTACGATCTCGACGCTGTCTATATTGTCGACGCTGCTGTCACACCTGGGGTCATGAAACATATTGCTAGGGCCCTGGCGCCAAAAGCGAAGTGGGTGGCTAACGCTCGTCCGGAAGTTCATTTTCTCGATAAGCGATTGCTGAGTTTTCTTGCGGACGGTGGGTGCCACATGTTGCGATTTGGGTTCGAGTCGGGTTCGCAGCGGGTGTTGGACTTGATGCGCAAGGGGACGAACGTGAAAACGATTTCGGATATCATTAGGCGGGCGAGCCATGCCGGAATACGCTGCCACCTTTACATCATGTTTGGCTATCCCGGAGAGACGACTGAAGATCGCGACAAGACGATCGCATTTCTAGAGGAACATAGGGACGCTATTTATTCGTACTCAATCTCCGTGTTCCAGGCAATTCCCGGATCTGGCATTTACCTCGAGCTTTGCGAGCGTCTTGGCGTTGATCCTTCTGATGAAGCCAAAGCCACATCTGCTATTTACGCGCACATTTATCCTACCGAAGCACAGTGGAACGAAATTCGGAAGTACGTCCGAATGGTGCCGGAAGTTTTGGGGGGTAGTAGCTTAGGAAATGCCCGTTGCTATTCCGGTCGTGTTTTTGCCGATGTATTGTGCCGCGGACGCACCCAAAGAACGAGGCCGATTGTGGTCTTCGAGAGTTGTTCAATAGACAGGCAATTTTGGCACAAGAATTTTGCCACCGTCTACTATGTCTGCGTACCTGGTAAAGAATCCGGGCAAAGGAACATAGTGGCAATCGACTTAGCGCGCGATACCGCCCTCATCCTGTCAGGCCCCGCCGAAGAAAGCAGAGTCAAAGATCTAATTCGGGTCTGGGGAGGCTGCTGCGATATACAAACAAAAGACATAATCGAAGCACTTGGTTACAAAATACTGATGATGCAAGAATCAGGAGCCGAGACAATCTTGCAACATTTTCCCACTTTTGCGGAGCCTCAATGCCTATGTCTGGTCAAATCGAACTGTACGGTTGTCGCGAAGGAAACCTAA
- the hydF gene encoding [FeFe] hydrogenase H-cluster maturation GTPase HydF yields MTEYRPTPKSFRLHIGIFGRRNAGKSALLNMLTRQQVSIVSDVAGTTTDPVEKPMEMLPLGPVLFIDTAGVDDEGALGAMRVKKTRQVLDRTDLALLVVDSDRWGVFEEQLLAEFHQRRIPVIVVFNKVDVARPDATLLAQLDQQKIPYVFTAAIRHEGLESLRQALIQNAPEDFINSPPLIADLVQSGQIVVLVVPIDKEAPKGRLIQPQVLTLRELLDHGALAMVCRDSELARALESLKEPPVLVVTDSQAFAQVARVTPPHVKMTSFSILLARQKGDLNEFVRGALAIDRLRPGDHVLVAESCSHHPIADDIGREKIPRWLQERVGGKLHFTTVQGHDFPEDLSPYRLLVHCGACMWNRREVLTRMELCRRAGVPICNYGVTIAYTLGILDRALEPFPEAQRVYRELTRSAPVAT; encoded by the coding sequence ATGACTGAATATCGTCCCACTCCAAAAAGTTTTCGGCTGCACATCGGAATTTTCGGTCGGCGAAACGCCGGGAAGTCAGCCCTGCTCAACATGCTTACCCGGCAACAGGTCTCGATCGTCTCCGACGTGGCGGGGACGACCACCGATCCCGTGGAAAAGCCGATGGAGATGCTGCCGCTTGGGCCGGTGCTGTTCATTGATACGGCGGGCGTGGACGATGAAGGTGCCCTGGGTGCCATGCGGGTTAAGAAAACCCGCCAGGTCTTGGATCGGACCGATTTGGCGCTGCTGGTGGTTGATAGCGATCGATGGGGCGTTTTTGAAGAGCAACTGCTGGCCGAGTTTCATCAGCGTCGTATCCCGGTTATTGTCGTATTCAACAAGGTTGACGTTGCTCGTCCGGACGCAACTCTCCTCGCCCAACTGGACCAGCAAAAAATCCCTTACGTATTCACAGCCGCGATCAGGCACGAGGGGCTGGAATCGCTTCGCCAGGCCCTCATTCAAAACGCTCCGGAAGACTTCATCAACAGTCCGCCGCTGATTGCCGATCTGGTGCAGTCCGGGCAGATTGTGGTGCTCGTCGTGCCGATCGATAAAGAGGCGCCTAAAGGACGCCTTATCCAGCCACAGGTGCTCACGTTGCGTGAACTGCTCGACCATGGCGCGCTGGCCATGGTCTGCCGCGACTCTGAACTCGCCCGGGCACTGGAATCCTTGAAGGAGCCGCCAGTCCTTGTTGTGACCGACAGCCAGGCCTTTGCCCAGGTTGCGCGAGTTACCCCCCCACACGTCAAAATGACATCATTCTCCATTCTTCTCGCCCGTCAAAAAGGAGATCTCAACGAGTTCGTTCGAGGAGCCCTGGCCATCGATCGATTACGGCCGGGGGATCACGTCCTCGTGGCGGAGTCGTGCAGCCACCACCCCATTGCGGACGACATCGGCCGGGAAAAAATACCTCGCTGGCTGCAAGAGCGGGTGGGTGGGAAACTGCATTTCACGACCGTGCAGGGCCACGACTTTCCGGAAGACTTGTCTCCCTATCGGTTGCTCGTGCACTGTGGGGCCTGCATGTGGAACCGGCGCGAGGTCCTCACGCGAATGGAGCTCTGTCGGCGGGCAGGCGTTCCCATTTGCAACTACGGCGTGACCATCGCTTACACACTGGGAATCCTCGACCGCGCCCTGGAACCATTTCCCGAAGCCCAGCGTGTCTATCGCGAATTGACCCGCAGCGCCCCCGTCGCCACCTGA
- a CDS encoding calcium-binding protein, with protein MAKQDALTGDFNGDGRTDIAFLGRNLLNQYFPGDGLDIAVKFANYDGTWKSRYNRLDGNPNLAQYAPLTGDFNGDHKTDIVFVGRNQNGMEEMNLTIKFSKGTGAWNSAYQEFGNWEGLWVEEMVSLTGRPALTGDFNGDLVTDIAFVAPGFLDPLLPGRQGPDIAVKFSTRDGSWTSRYTRLDEGTHLLGQAPIVGDFNADHKSDIAFSGLDWNGSLGLHVGTTFSKGKGSWQLANWHARNGEDVVRGQGGDDIVYGGDYDDVLKGADGDDMLLGGRGDDLLRGDAGDDHLEGNEGDDSLYGSDGADQLFGDAGNDTLHGDAGDDVLNGGTDDDALFGDAGNDTLSGGDGNDNLYGGDGNDNLYGEAGADTLNSGAGNDGLFGGVDDDVDTLAGGAGADRFLLYNGVYSSPQNLDLVSNLADVDATINFYDDDGQWNELTVSIVDRGLAKLHERTNNTALLKLQNGSSLNFIRKGYDPYFAIFTGSNGTIEFYDSNLGWDPLFYEMATVWSIAYLWLDPSLQGIPAPDNSGRNFAEYFMYLTQQSNINTLFNYNEPGNLVDYVHGIGAILPDRDWASCWAAALGYAKKLFDAGYAFDVQKFDPYDSDGDGIIEDPGFCDPAKYSDLARQKIAAVDYFFNQLSTP; from the coding sequence TTGGCTAAACAAGACGCATTAACCGGCGATTTCAATGGGGATGGTAGGACGGACATCGCATTCCTCGGTCGGAATCTGTTAAACCAGTATTTTCCCGGGGACGGATTGGACATCGCCGTCAAGTTCGCCAACTACGATGGAACGTGGAAATCCCGCTACAACCGCTTGGACGGCAACCCAAATCTCGCCCAATATGCTCCTCTTACCGGTGACTTCAACGGCGACCATAAAACGGATATCGTCTTCGTCGGCCGAAATCAAAACGGCATGGAGGAAATGAACCTCACTATCAAGTTCTCTAAAGGAACCGGAGCATGGAACTCCGCCTATCAGGAGTTCGGGAATTGGGAAGGCTTGTGGGTGGAGGAAATGGTCAGTCTGACCGGCCGTCCCGCCCTCACCGGGGACTTCAACGGGGATCTCGTAACCGACATCGCCTTTGTCGCCCCCGGATTTCTGGACCCTCTCTTGCCCGGACGGCAGGGACCCGACATTGCAGTCAAGTTCTCTACGCGTGATGGATCCTGGACATCCCGTTACACCCGTTTGGATGAAGGGACGCATCTACTCGGGCAGGCGCCGATCGTCGGTGACTTCAACGCAGACCACAAATCCGATATCGCGTTCAGCGGATTGGATTGGAACGGCTCGCTGGGCCTGCACGTCGGTACGACTTTCTCCAAAGGTAAGGGTTCATGGCAGCTCGCAAACTGGCACGCACGTAATGGCGAAGACGTGGTGCGCGGGCAGGGCGGCGATGACATCGTCTACGGCGGCGATTACGACGACGTGCTTAAAGGAGCCGATGGCGATGATATGCTTTTGGGTGGGCGCGGCGATGACCTCCTGAGGGGCGACGCCGGGGACGATCACCTTGAGGGCAATGAAGGCGACGACTCGCTGTACGGCAGCGATGGTGCAGACCAACTCTTTGGCGATGCCGGAAATGACACGCTTCACGGCGACGCCGGCGACGACGTGCTGAACGGCGGCACCGATGACGACGCGCTCTTTGGCGATGCCGGGAACGACACCCTGAGCGGCGGGGACGGGAACGACAACCTGTACGGCGGGGACGGGAACGACAACCTCTATGGCGAAGCCGGTGCTGACACTCTCAACAGCGGAGCCGGGAATGATGGGTTGTTCGGTGGTGTAGATGACGACGTCGATACCCTCGCGGGTGGTGCGGGGGCGGATCGGTTCCTCTTGTACAATGGCGTCTACTCGTCTCCTCAAAACCTGGATCTGGTCTCAAATCTCGCTGACGTCGACGCGACCATTAATTTTTATGACGATGACGGCCAATGGAATGAATTGACGGTTAGCATAGTCGATCGCGGACTGGCGAAGCTACACGAACGCACTAACAACACCGCGCTACTAAAGCTCCAGAATGGTAGCTCGTTGAATTTCATTCGAAAGGGTTACGATCCGTACTTCGCAATCTTTACCGGTTCAAATGGCACAATTGAATTTTATGATAGCAATCTCGGGTGGGACCCACTGTTTTATGAAATGGCCACTGTTTGGTCCATTGCGTATCTGTGGCTTGATCCATCTCTTCAGGGAATTCCCGCCCCAGATAATAGCGGGCGCAACTTCGCGGAGTATTTTATGTATCTTACACAGCAGTCCAACATCAACACCCTGTTTAATTATAACGAACCTGGCAACCTTGTAGACTACGTTCACGGCATTGGTGCAATATTACCAGACCGGGATTGGGCATCATGTTGGGCGGCAGCATTGGGGTATGCGAAAAAGCTGTTCGATGCAGGGTATGCATTCGATGTCCAGAAATTCGATCCTTACGATAGCGATGGCGACGGCATAATTGAAGATCCGGGATTTTGTGACCCCGCAAAGTATTCAGACCTTGCAAGGCAGAAGATCGCCGCAGTCGACTATTTCTTCAATCAATTAAGTACTCCATGA
- a CDS encoding helix-turn-helix domain-containing protein, with protein MSAKERARLEVFGRVKAGDITLVKASEILGMSYRQVKRSWARSQALGAAGLVHRLRGRSSDRQAEPADKGQSDWYTDAPWGVRPHPNRLVFPSGGSRWKWFARSTELPAERRGSKAHTGFPSPTRRHYSASRRPLQRIPEHLELAASGCHPGRRRPKVQAPQFLPAL; from the coding sequence ATGAGTGCGAAAGAGCGAGCGCGGCTGGAGGTTTTCGGCCGGGTGAAGGCGGGAGACATCACGCTGGTAAAGGCGAGCGAGATCTTGGGGATGAGTTATCGGCAGGTGAAGCGTTCGTGGGCACGTTCTCAGGCGTTAGGGGCAGCGGGATTGGTGCACCGCTTGCGAGGTCGGTCCTCCGATCGGCAAGCGGAGCCCGCGGATAAGGGACAATCTGATTGGTATACAGATGCTCCATGGGGCGTTCGCCCGCATCCAAATCGACTGGTTTTTCCCAGTGGAGGAAGTCGTTGGAAGTGGTTCGCGCGATCCACCGAACTCCCTGCCGAAAGACGCGGAAGTAAAGCACATACCGGCTTTCCATCTCCGACCAGAAGGCATTATTCTGCGAGTCGAAGGCCCCTTCAGAGAATACCGGAGCATCTTGAACTTGCTGCCAGTGGATGCCATCCGGGGAGACGAAGGCCAAAAGTCCAGGCTCCCCAGTTCCTCCCAGCGCTTTAA
- a CDS encoding radical SAM/SPASM domain-containing protein, giving the protein MQAGSVPSYDHLIDLAPLLVQVELTEDCNLRCRFCYNSQRPRYCTNAIPILESLARQQVMQVTLTGGEPLLHPGFFDVLRCAVELFPNVMILSNGTLMNDVAVKRLHEFPIVSVSVSVHGIRKTHDALTGVEGSFDRTIRAIREFLERDKIPIASNFVLNAANAHELGEVVEFFQRIGLRYMTITRFLPVGVGANSKHLCPTGEQLVEAFHIVDLIRREETYPHIEIAEAIPFCALPPELQYLANTCSYGYDRFYVDVTGELMVCGLSRIKLGGNILTKSISEIKCCSPVFAAFVRNEHVPARCKTCKLFPHCHGGCRAAAKSTTGEWCGTRDYHMAGGVSRQNLG; this is encoded by the coding sequence ATGCAGGCTGGGAGTGTGCCATCGTATGATCATCTAATTGATTTGGCTCCCCTTCTTGTGCAGGTCGAGCTGACTGAGGACTGTAATCTGCGCTGCCGTTTTTGTTACAACTCGCAACGTCCGCGGTATTGTACTAATGCAATTCCAATACTGGAATCGCTAGCGCGTCAGCAAGTAATGCAAGTGACCTTGACCGGGGGGGAGCCTTTGCTTCACCCCGGGTTTTTTGACGTACTTCGATGTGCCGTGGAATTATTTCCGAACGTAATGATCCTTTCAAATGGCACATTGATGAACGATGTAGCGGTAAAACGCCTTCATGAATTCCCTATTGTCAGCGTTAGTGTTTCTGTCCATGGTATTCGGAAGACGCATGATGCACTAACAGGTGTTGAGGGAAGCTTTGACCGCACAATTCGTGCTATACGAGAGTTCTTGGAACGGGATAAAATACCGATTGCGAGTAACTTTGTGTTGAATGCGGCTAACGCACACGAGCTCGGTGAGGTAGTAGAGTTTTTTCAACGGATAGGCTTGCGTTATATGACAATAACACGCTTTCTTCCAGTAGGAGTGGGTGCCAACTCAAAACATTTATGTCCCACGGGAGAGCAATTGGTGGAAGCATTTCACATCGTGGACCTTATCCGACGAGAAGAGACGTATCCCCATATAGAGATCGCAGAGGCGATACCGTTCTGCGCACTGCCTCCCGAGTTGCAATATCTTGCTAACACGTGTTCCTACGGCTATGACAGGTTTTATGTAGATGTAACGGGTGAGTTGATGGTTTGTGGCCTGTCTCGTATAAAGCTTGGCGGCAACATTCTGACAAAGTCTATCAGTGAAATTAAATGCTGCTCTCCCGTCTTTGCAGCGTTCGTGCGGAATGAGCACGTGCCAGCGCGATGTAAGACGTGTAAGCTTTTCCCACATTGCCACGGGGGATGCCGCGCAGCGGCTAAGTCGACCACGGGCGAGTGGTGTGGTACACGCGACTACCATATGGCAGGGGGAGTATCCAGGCAAAATTTGGGATGA